The sequence TATAAAAAATCCATCCAGAATAAAGTAATACAGGTGTAGTTAAAATAAACTCACCTAGATGTATATAAGTTCTTATCTCCTCTTCAATACCAGTGAAAAATCCTGTATATTTTGCAACTGATAACATCATAATATTCATAGAAGCAAAAATTGCAACCATCATTCTTATAAAATAATCTCTTTTTGATTTTACAGCTTGCTCATCAGCAACAGTTGCATCATAAGCATAAGCGTTATAACCAATACTTCTTATTTTTAATATAATATCTGATAATTTTATCTTTTTTTCATTCCAAATAATTTTTGCTTTGTTGTTTGAAAAATTAATATCTGCACTAACTATTCCATCCGTACTATATAAAACTTTTTCATTTAACCAGATACATGCAGCACAATGAATACCCTCAATTATTAAATCAATTTGTTTAAATCCATCATCAGTAGTTTTAATAAAAGTATCTTCAAAACTATCTGTATCAAAACGTTTTATATCGTCATGTACTTCCAGAGGAGGAGTAATTGTTTTATTTCCTAACTTATCATAAAAAGAATCTAAACCATCATTTTGTAAAAGATGATAAACGCCTTGACAACCTTTACAACAAAAATTTAGTTCATTATCTTTTATCATTACACTGTCACTAAAAACTAAATGACAATGATCACACTTGACATTACCCACTAAAAAATCCTAAAATAATATTTTAATAACAAAAAAACAAATAGTAAATATTTATTTAATTAATAGTATAATAATTATATCGTAATAAGTTTGGAGTAAGTCTTAATGATATCTAACGTATCAATTTTAAAAAATATAACAATTTTATATGCTGAAGATGAAGCAGCATTAAGAGAAATAACACTTAATATTTTAAGAGGATTTACTAAAAAACAATTTGTGGCAGAAAATGGTGCAGAGGGATTAGAGCTATTCAAACAAAATGAATCAGAAATTGACTTAATTATTACAGATGTCAATATGCCTATTATGAATGGGTTAGAAATGATTCGAGAAATAAAAAGAATTAATCCAAATATTCCTATTATTGTTGCAACTGCCTTTTCAAATACAGAATATTTACTGGAAGCTATTGATATAGGTGTTGATAAGTATGTATTAAAACCAATTGATATGAAAAAACTATTACAACTTATGAGTCAATCTTTACTTTATCATGAATTAAAAGATTTATATATAGATAACTTAACACACTTGCCAAATAGAAATAAACTAAAAAAAGATTTAGAAAGTACACAAGAAGGCCTTATGGCTATGATTAATATTGATAAATTTTCTACTATCAATGACCTTTTTGGAGAATCAAACGGAGACAGAGTACTTCTAGAGTTTTCGGATACCCTAAAAAAATATTTTACAAAAGAAGAGTTTACTTTATATAGAATTGAAGCCGATAAATTTTTAGCTGTTGCAAGAGATTATAATAAAGAAGTACAAGACCTATATGATTTATGTAAAAGATTTGAAGATTATATTGAAGAA comes from Arcobacter sp. LA11 and encodes:
- a CDS encoding response regulator; the encoded protein is MISNVSILKNITILYAEDEAALREITLNILRGFTKKQFVAENGAEGLELFKQNESEIDLIITDVNMPIMNGLEMIREIKRINPNIPIIVATAFSNTEYLLEAIDIGVDKYVLKPIDMKKLLQLMSQSLLYHELKDLYIDNLTHLPNRNKLKKDLESTQEGLMAMINIDKFSTINDLFGESNGDRVLLEFSDTLKKYFTKEEFTLYRIEADKFLAVARDYNKEVQDLYDLCKRFEDYIEE